From the Gammaproteobacteria bacterium genome, the window CATTAGCATCACTAATCCATTACGCATCACATCACCCATTTTTCGCATATTGCTGCAGGTAGGCCAACAACGCTGCCCGTTCGTCCTCATTCAACAAATGCAAACCTCGCATCCGCCGTTCCTCTTGCATGCGATAAACCACATTGGGCCATTCAGCGGCAGTATGGGTCAACACATTGGGCGGGGCATGACAATCGGAGCAGAACTTCACAAACAACGCCGCCCCGGGCGAGCTGGGATCAACGATCTTAACCGTATGTTGCGACGAGTTAGCGGGAACGTCGCATCCCGCCATCGTCAAGACACCACCAAGAACCGTACCAAACCACAGACACTTACTTGGTGTCATGCTGGGAGCTATCCTGCCCGTCAGTCTTGTCAGAATCGAGACGTCCTCCCGCCGAGGAACCATACAGGCGAACCATGTAATAAACGAATGTGGCCGCGACGGAGATATAAACCAAGGCAACAGCAAATCCCCAATCCACCCAGGCGCGTTCGTAACCGGGGCGATCCCCCCAGAACGGGAAGCTCAAGCCAATGGCGACCAGCAATACCACCAGCACCACGCCGATGAACCATTTAGGCACGGGTTTTTGCGATTCAGGAATCGAATTCACTAACTCCCAATCTTCCATGCCCCGCTTGGCAAGACGTTCTTCATCACTTGTGTATCCAAAATGATCTTGTGGGGCTTGTTCCCACTCACTATGAATCTCAGTGAGCTGTTCTTTGGCTAGCGGTTTGTGTTCTTCATCTTTCATACTTTACCTGCGACAAAATGATGGACGCGGAAACTATCTTCCCAGCCATCGTTGGTTTTAACCCGCACCAGGAACGGATACAGGCCCTTGGGTAATTCCGGACTCAGATGCAGGGCGACGTTAATACGGCCCGCCGTGTCGCTGGCGACAACACTACGCTCAAGCGTGTAACTGCCTGCGGGCAGCCCCTCGATTTTGATCGTAAATTCCGCCGGTGCGTAGAACTTGTTCGCCAGCGAAATTCGATAATCCAGGACTTGATCAGCTTGCAGGGTATCGGCGCGATAGGCGGCGATATGGTAGCGCTCGTAAGTTGCCAGCCCCCAGACAAACATGCCGAGACCCAACACAAATATCGGTAACACCCACGTGGCGCGTCCAAACAGGCTGCTGAGACTGGTCTTGAATTCATTGAACTGCCGTCCCTGCCGCTCACCCACTGCGAATTTCAATAAGCTCACACCTTTACCCTTGCGCGCATGCAGTGTATCGCAGGCGGTGACACACTCACCGCAATTGATGCAGGTGTCATAGACCTCGGTTTTGCGCGGATCAATGCCAAGAAAACAGGACGTGGCGCAATAGTTACACTTGGTACACTCATCGCTACGGCTCTCATCATAGGCGATATGCAGCGTCTGGCTGGTTTTAAAGGTATGCTGCCAAACTTTATAGATACACATGAAGCGGCACATGAAGTGGCGAATCATGGTGACATCGATCAACACAATCAGGAAAAAGATGGTGTAGATCCAGTGCAGCGAGGGCGCGAGACGCGCATCGTGCTGGAAGCTCACAAACTTCCAGATTGCTTCAGGCTCATAAAAATAAAATAGTGGAATCAACGCGACTGCGCCGGCAACCAAAATACACAGTCCCATCAGGATCAGCCAATTCACCATTTTGTTTTTGGCAGGCGCCAGTTGCATCGGCGTGCCATCGAGACTGACATCGGCGCGCTTACCGAGCAATTTATGCGTCATCTGGTTTGCCCATTCGGACAAGGTGTTCTGCGGACAGGCCCAACCGCAAAATGCAGTGCCGACTAGCGAATAAGTCATCGCCAGGGCACAGGCCACTGCCACCCAGAATCCGAACACAATGCTGAAATCGGAAAACCAGACCTGGCGGCCGAGTACAACAAAAGCGCCCTGAATCGGATCGATACGAAACAGGCCCGTCAATGGGATCAACACCAGCAGCGCCATCACCGACATCTGAAACGCGCGACGCTGCCAATGCAGCCGCTGGCTGGGCGCCGCGCGCTCAATGACAATGGGAATTTTGGCTAAGGCCTTGTCAGAACTATTCATCCTAAATTCCTCACCACAGAGGCACGAAGGCACAGAGAAAAAACAAGAATCGATGGGTTGACGATCTGATGGTGATCTTCCGGCAGGTGAATTTCCGAAATAAAGCACCCATCTGTTTTTCCTCTGTGTTCTCCGTGCCTCTGTGGTAAAACGGGGTTTCTTAAGTTCATCGCGATAATTTACCATGCTGGGGGTAGAGACTTCATCCTTAATGATCTAAGGCTGAGATTGAGCTTTCCCCGCTAGCGCCGCATCCAGGGGACTAATCTGGACCAAACGACTACGATATTCCTCGGCTTTGTCGAGCCGACCAGCCTCGATTGCCAACTGCCAGGCCTGACGCAAGGCATCTGCATGCTCGGGACTCACTTTGAGGATGGCCTCGAGAGCACGGCTCATATCCATCCCTTGGGCCGCCATTTGTCCGAGACTGCCATACATCCGGTCGGCCACGGCACCACGGATCCAACGATCCTGGGGATTGGCTTGGTAGGCCAGGCGTAATAGCTGCTGGCTCTCACGCACCCGCTCACGGAACTGCGCCAGCCAGGCGCGGGCAGACAGCTCGGTCGCAACAAAGGCCCGCTCAAAGGGCTCACGTTCGCCCTCAGGCACCGCCAGTTCGCGCATGGCCGTTGGCAGATCCGGCCGCCGCGCCAACAACCATTCCATCGTGTCCGCCACATTCATGCCGCCGCCGTAGCGCACTCGTGGCAGGCGATATTCAATCACTGGCGCCCATTCGTCCTGGACCGGCCCCGGACCGACCTCAAGCCGTCCCCAGTAGCGGCCGAGCCAGGTCCAGCCGCCCTCACCACCCGTCACCTGTGCTGCAGCTTCAGGCGCCAACCGGGCCAGTTGTCCCAGCGTCGCGGCGGCCTCAATGGCGCCGCCTTGCCGTCCCACCATCGCCAAGCGGAAGCCATCGGCAAAAAATACTGCATTATCAAATTCACGCTGAAAACTACGGATCACGGCGGCCAGAGATTCGGGATCGAATTGATTCAGTGCCAGCCATTGCACAAAAATCCCGCCCGCATTCAACCGCGCCTTGGCCCGCGCGAACTGCTGCCGTGACAACAAGGTGCTGCGCCCCACCAGATCCGGATGAAACAAGTCGCCAATAATCACATCGTAGTGGGATTTATCCACCAGCAAAAAACGCCGCGCGTCATCGCGCACGACATGTATCTTACGGCTGACATCTGCGTTCACCGGCGCAAACCATTGTTCTGCCGCCGTGATCGCACCTGCGGATAATTCAACTGCTGTAATCTCCAGATTTGGAAATGGCAAGGCACCCGCCGCGGAGATTCCCGTTCCCATCCCCAAGAACAACACCTTATGCGGCGCGGGATGCAACAACAACGGCAGGCGCGCCTGATTCTGTTGCGAAATCACCGCCAGGGGTTCGCTTGAGGCATCCATGCGCTGCAAATCAGCCAGCAGTAAACGCTGACCATCGGCACGTTGTGTAACATGGGTAATCCCCAGCACATCTTCGTGCAGCATCACATCGCGGCTATTGGCCTGGGTCTGCGGCAACAATTCACTGACCGATGGCAAATTCCGCACCGGCCACGCCAACACCAACATGACCGGCAAGGCCAACCAGACACTGCGCCGCGCCCAGGTCATCCCGGCGATGAATAACAACACCGCCGCCACGATCACGGTACCGTGAGTCCCCAGCAGCGGAATCAACACGAAACCGGCAATCAAAGCACCGGTTGCTGCGCCTAAAGCATTAGCGCCATACAAACGGGCACCGCCATCACCTAAACGAATACTCAACAGCGGCAACCAGGCGCCAAGAATCAGCGTCACTGGCAATGTCAATAACGCAATCATTACGCTCTGCGCCGACATCGCCAGCGCCAGACTGGAAAACTCCACTGCCTCGGCCCACGCCGCCAACGGCTCAATTCCCCACAGACTCAACAATGCAAAGCCAGCGCCGAGCATTGGCAGCAAATCAAACCAGATTGGCGCACACAGCCGCCGCGCCAGTAAACTACCGATGCCGATACCGAGCAAAAATACGGTCAGGATTACCGCCATCACGTATTCAGTGCGCAGCAACAACATCCCGAACAGGCGCGTCCACCCCACTTCCAGCATCAACGCGGCGCCACCTACCGCCGCATAGGCCAACACTGAGGACAACGGCAAAGAACCTGAATTTACTCCGGCGGGCAAATCCACTGCAGCTTCTGCAACAACACGCCGTGACAAAAGAAACGCGATCGCAGCCACGCTCAAACCCAGCAATGCACTAAACCACAGCGCTGCCACCCATCCCACATTCGGCAACAACCATAACGGCAGCAATGCGCCTAAAGCACCGCCGCAAGTATTAACACCATAAATACGCGCCAAGGAAATCGGCGTCGAGCGTAACGCCTGCAACACCATGGGAAAACCGACGCCCAGCGCAAACGCGGGAATCATAACCAAGATCAAAGCAGCGATAGCTTGCAGGCCATACCAACCGGGCAATGATGACGGCGCCAGCCCCGTCACCGTGTTTTGAATCACCTGCAACAAGAACGGCAAGGCCAGCGCATAAACCGCCACGCCCGCTTCAAGCAGCGCAAACCAACGCAATGGCTGCTGGATTCTGGTGCCCAACCGATCGCCATAGAGCGCGCCGCCCCCCAGCCCCAACATGAACGCGGCCGCAGTAATCACCACGCCAAAGATGCTGACGCCAAATTGCAGCGACAACATCCGCGCCCATAACACTTGGTAAGCGAGTCCAGCCACGCCGGACACAAAATAGAGCGCGACAATGGCTTGGCCAACGCCACGATTCAAGGAAATCCCAGGAGAACTAACGGATTGATTCATGGCGGGAACCGATACCAACCCATCAACCGGTCAATCGGCTGCTAAAAAACAATTAAAAGGGAAAAAACCAGACGAAGGATGTCACCGCATGCGCCACCGCCAGCGTTACCGTCAGACCGGCACAAATCATGTGGCCTACAAACACGTCCTTGCCGCCAAACGCCATCGACAATCCAAAATACGCGGTCAATCCAATCATTACCAGCAAAGACGCACCCATGACAAACAGAACCTGATGCTTTGCCTTGTCAGTCAGCTTAAACACCCCGCCCTTAGCCTCGGAATGTTCATTGAATTTTTGCATTACCGTCAGACTGTCATCCCCCGGCTTGGCAGGCCCGGTTTGCGCCACAGCAACACTTGCCCCGCCAATCATCAGACCCGCGAACAACATCCACATCAAAAACCTTCTGATCAGTCCCATGGTCTTAATTCCACTACTCACTTCCATCTGCCGCATCCGCTTCGCGGCTACGCCGCATCGCCGTACGCCAATACAGAATCGCCATCAAGATAAAAGGCATCAACACCGCCACCAGCAAAAACAGGAATATCATCCACGGCGTTTCGATCGAGACATGCATGTAACGATAACTATCCGCTTGGGCCACCGGCACCACCAGCCACAGCACCACCAGCGATACTATTTTCATTAAACCATTCATCAGCGTTTCTCTACAGCAGCGATATCCGCCGCACAACGAAATCCAAAAAAATCAGACGCCAGATTCGGCAAGGAATAGTTGCGGTGATAAGTCGCCGTCGAAAACGGATCACTCTTCCACGAACCGCCCCGCAACACCTTGTATTTCGCGTCCACACCTACCAAATCCACCACCTTCATTGCCCGATCCTCGCTCGTGGTTGCGCGGCCGACCTTGGCCTTGAATAATTCCGCTGGCGCATCCGAACCCGGATAAGCGACAAAGTCGTCAGCGGTCCACTGAGAGATATTACCGGCCATGTCCATCGCCCCATACGGGCTCACCCCCGAAGGATAACGGGTCACATCCGTCGCCGAACCCACCACATAATAAGTATTCAACCGCGAAGTATCCATCTTCTCACCCCATGGCCAACGCCGGCCATCCGTGCCTCGCGCTGCCTTTTCCCACTCTGCTTCGGTCGGCAGGCGCTTGTTGGCCCAGGCGCAGTAATTGTGCGCATCGTACCAGGACACCATCGTCACCGGCTGCATTTCACGCCCCACTGCAATCCGGCCCTGCTCCCAATCCGAGGGGGGGCGATAATGCTTCGCCGCTACAAATCGCGCATACTGCGCATAAGTCACCGGATATTTATCGATCTTGTAGGCGGGCAGGGTCACCTTATGCTGTGGCCGATTCTGTACATTGGTACTCTCTTGATTGGAGCCCATAATAAAAGTCCCCGCCGGGACCGTCACCATTGTATCGAGCGCTTGCCACTGTTCTGGTTTCAATAAGGCCGACAGCCCCTGCTCACTATACGGATCGACTTGCATTTTCCCCACTTCATGCCGTTGATGACGGGTAATATCCTCACCTGCAGCACGTGTCCGATTCGGCATATCCGCCAAGTCATAAGTCGCCTTGGAGCGCATATCGTACATCCGGTTCGAGCCCAGCTTCACCACATGGATGGCGCCACCGATAATCGCCAGCGCAACACAGGTGACCAAGGTGGCATGCAAATAACGTTTACGCTTACGCCGTTCTGCCTCGCTCGGCGGACGGTATCGATTTGTTTTTTCCATTACTGCGTATCGCTACTATCTATAACAGTATCCGAGGATTTTTTATAAAGGGTATGCCGCGGACGGCGACCATAGGTTTTTTTGATGACGATCTCGCCCAAAACCCCACCAAACGCCGCCGCCTCTATGGCAAGGATCAATACCAATATCCAATACCAAAACGGCAACACGGTCACCCCGTCAGGCAGCCCTTCATAGTTAATCATTTGAATATAACTAATACCGCGCGTGACAATTGGCGCGAAATAACACAACAGTTTGCCACCCAATCCATAAATCAACGCCACCACGGTGCCC encodes:
- a CDS encoding fused MFS/spermidine synthase, with the protein product MNQSVSSPGISLNRGVGQAIVALYFVSGVAGLAYQVLWARMLSLQFGVSIFGVVITAAAFMLGLGGGALYGDRLGTRIQQPLRWFALLEAGVAVYALALPFLLQVIQNTVTGLAPSSLPGWYGLQAIAALILVMIPAFALGVGFPMVLQALRSTPISLARIYGVNTCGGALGALLPLWLLPNVGWVAALWFSALLGLSVAAIAFLLSRRVVAEAAVDLPAGVNSGSLPLSSVLAYAAVGGAALMLEVGWTRLFGMLLLRTEYVMAVILTVFLLGIGIGSLLARRLCAPIWFDLLPMLGAGFALLSLWGIEPLAAWAEAVEFSSLALAMSAQSVMIALLTLPVTLILGAWLPLLSIRLGDGGARLYGANALGAATGALIAGFVLIPLLGTHGTVIVAAVLLFIAGMTWARRSVWLALPVMLVLAWPVRNLPSVSELLPQTQANSRDVMLHEDVLGITHVTQRADGQRLLLADLQRMDASSEPLAVISQQNQARLPLLLHPAPHKVLFLGMGTGISAAGALPFPNLEITAVELSAGAITAAEQWFAPVNADVSRKIHVVRDDARRFLLVDKSHYDVIIGDLFHPDLVGRSTLLSRQQFARAKARLNAGGIFVQWLALNQFDPESLAAVIRSFQREFDNAVFFADGFRLAMVGRQGGAIEAAATLGQLARLAPEAAAQVTGGEGGWTWLGRYWGRLEVGPGPVQDEWAPVIEYRLPRVRYGGGMNVADTMEWLLARRPDLPTAMRELAVPEGEREPFERAFVATELSARAWLAQFRERVRESQQLLRLAYQANPQDRWIRGAVADRMYGSLGQMAAQGMDMSRALEAILKVSPEHADALRQAWQLAIEAGRLDKAEEYRSRLVQISPLDAALAGKAQSQP
- a CDS encoding 4Fe-4S binding protein, giving the protein MNSSDKALAKIPIVIERAAPSQRLHWQRRAFQMSVMALLVLIPLTGLFRIDPIQGAFVVLGRQVWFSDFSIVFGFWVAVACALAMTYSLVGTAFCGWACPQNTLSEWANQMTHKLLGKRADVSLDGTPMQLAPAKNKMVNWLILMGLCILVAGAVALIPLFYFYEPEAIWKFVSFQHDARLAPSLHWIYTIFFLIVLIDVTMIRHFMCRFMCIYKVWQHTFKTSQTLHIAYDESRSDECTKCNYCATSCFLGIDPRKTEVYDTCINCGECVTACDTLHARKGKGVSLLKFAVGERQGRQFNEFKTSLSSLFGRATWVLPIFVLGLGMFVWGLATYERYHIAAYRADTLQADQVLDYRISLANKFYAPAEFTIKIEGLPAGSYTLERSVVASDTAGRINVALHLSPELPKGLYPFLVRVKTNDGWEDSFRVHHFVAGKV
- a CDS encoding formylglycine-generating enzyme family protein, producing the protein MEKTNRYRPPSEAERRKRKRYLHATLVTCVALAIIGGAIHVVKLGSNRMYDMRSKATYDLADMPNRTRAAGEDITRHQRHEVGKMQVDPYSEQGLSALLKPEQWQALDTMVTVPAGTFIMGSNQESTNVQNRPQHKVTLPAYKIDKYPVTYAQYARFVAAKHYRPPSDWEQGRIAVGREMQPVTMVSWYDAHNYCAWANKRLPTEAEWEKAARGTDGRRWPWGEKMDTSRLNTYYVVGSATDVTRYPSGVSPYGAMDMAGNISQWTADDFVAYPGSDAPAELFKAKVGRATTSEDRAMKVVDLVGVDAKYKVLRGGSWKSDPFSTATYHRNYSLPNLASDFFGFRCAADIAAVEKR